In the genome of Thunnus albacares chromosome 8, fThuAlb1.1, whole genome shotgun sequence, the window ATGAAAACTGTTATCATGCTTTAACATGTATGACTAATTTATTGCACATCCTCACTTCCCCTTCTTATCTGACAACTCACCGGATCAGTGTCACAGAGCATGCTTCTTGTGTAGCGGTGCTCTACATAGTAATCTTTAGGAAATACTGTCCGctagaatgaaaaagaaaagcaaagaaaaagattATAATTAACCCACAGATGAAGAGGTTAATATTTAGACAGTAAAGAATGCTATGCTGAAATATTGAGTCTGACAGGAACAATATAAGATTAGTCACTTATTAAGAATATAACTACCAAGGTGGAACCACTCAATGATTAATCTACTTGGCTCTTTTGTGTCACACATGTCAGTGACTAACAGTTTGTCTTTTGATAGCTTTACAGGTTATCAGATTACAAGGCAGAGCAGAACATTTGGTCTCATTCATTAGAATACCAACTTACTGAGCACAATCAATACAAGTGGtattttttaaaggataaagaTTATATCACTCTTACACAGAGGATAGTTTTCATCTAAGAAAAAGCCATAAAAGTCAAAAGCGTTTTAACTTACAAATCCAGTAGGGTTAGAGTCGATagttcttttaatatttttcacacCCTCCAAGTCAAAGTCACATCCACCACATTGGACAGTCAAGAGTGATAGCAACAGCAAAACTGTTTGAGACatgagagagaaggacagagacgAAACCGATTCAGATAATTGCTGGAAACTTTCTGTGGTTTGTAGGCTTGTACAAACTGCATACCTACTAAAAACCATTACATCATTTCCTTCAATTAGCTTTTTCTGCAGAAAAGGCTAACATGAAACATGGGCTATTTCTGCAACATGTACTATTGCAAcaacaaatttaatttgaaaaggAAGAATACTATTTTGACAAGACAAAACCGAACAAATTTGCTACTAACCAGACCCAATATACATAATTTTTCCACAGACTTGAAAAAGAAAGTTTGCAAAAAGCATAAACATGCATTTAGTTCTTGTTTCTCACCTGGCAGTGACatcctttttatctttttaagaATGGACACTTCTCCATTTCTCTTGGTGacagcaatcacacacacacagacaggggTTTCTGTGTCAGACTGTGAAAGGCAAAGTTTCCTCCTCTGTGGTTTTTCTTGAGGTCTTTGACACAGAGTACGCAGCTCTGTCTTCTCCTTCACAGCTTGATGTTCAGTCTTCTTGTTGACATCCTTTTTACATTCCTTCCTCTTGAGTTTCTTTGGTACTTCCCAAAAAAATGCCTCATTAATCCACTCACACCATCTTGCTCTCTTACTTTGGATTTTCCCACTTAAGCCTGAGTGGCTGCAGCCTTTTCCTATCAAagcttttgattattttttgtttagtCTTTTCACTatatctcttcctctttcacccCCTGCCCACTGACCTAGAATCTTCCTGAACAGCCTAATTTGagtcactcctctctctctctcgaaaCTGGTTAATGGATAAAGCGGGAGAGAGACACTGGCCTCCTcttctctatctctccctctggCCACTCTGTGTATCCTCACTCAGACAGAGGCTCCGCTCAAAGTGAAAGTGCTAAGCTGGATTGCTTGCCTGCTCCCTTTAAGTCTCGGCCCCTCCCACCACCACACGTTTTACCTCACTATTGACTGACCCGTCCCCCTCCCCCTGCTCCCCACATTGCCTGACCCCCATCCTCCCCCCTCCAAACCAGGCCCGAGGAGGCTTAGTCATGCAGTTGGAGCgtatgtttttcatttggaCTCTCCCCCACACCTCGGTGTCTGTGGATCCCCTGGTCTTTATCCCTCCAGAGCCAGTGCGCAATATCATCCTGTTTAATCATCACAatctattttcttttcctttttttcttattatatcAAAAATCACATTCCTTGACAAACTGACAAAGGATTGCAACACCGTACTGCCAGAACTTGCAAGTCATTCCATGCGTGACAGCTTTCTTAAGCTATTACTGTTAAAAACCAGTTCCGCAGAGGTGGATGGTGTGATTGCGACGTCTAACATTGTTGTGCACAGCTTTCATCATCTTGTGGTGTTAAGTTCTGCTTCCTCAGGTTGTGTTGAGCAGCATCATGTCTTTTGGTTTTCACTTGGATGTCAAGAGAGGAGTTcattacaaatgaaaatgagggaAGTACAAAGTTGTTTCTTCGTGTCAAACAGGAATTCCTctatgtcctttttttttggaCACATGCCATGGGAAGCAGGACTGTTTCCTTTAAATTCCTTCTCTGGTGAGGGGGAAAACAAAACTAGAGAGTAACAGCAAGGAAACTCAAGCAAGAGGTTAACTCTCCCTGAGGAATCATTACTTTGAAACCTCCTCACCTACACTAAGCGTCTTTATGATGGGTATAAATATCCAGTCATTGTGCTGTTTCATACATTGCTTTCATATCGGGGAGGTAAATATGTAACTGATTTATAGAGCTGCTGCAAATGATCTTTGTGCTTCTATTTGTGAAACTTCCAAATGAAATCCAGATTTGAGCTAGATGTAGAACAGCAtcacaacaggaaaaaaagagtcaaTTAGACAACACTAACATACTAGCAATGTGGAGAGGTAGATTCATTTAGCAAGGAAAGCTATGGCCAAACATAATATTTACTcacttttccttttaatttaaaCTACAACATGAGTTATGTTACAATTTGTTATATAATTACTACAAACAGTAGGTATgggtcaagaaaaaaaaaaatcaccccccCAATTTAAACAAAGCCGTATGTGGCTGACTTTTATTGACTAAAGTTTGCAAGCTTCAGCAAAGCAAAAGGGTCAAATAACTGTGGtatgaaaaaaaagtacagcGTTTTAGTGGATCAGTGTGCGACTGGCTCATTAAGAAGCCAAATCCTGCTGATGTGGTCGCCAGTATTGGAGTGAGACTGTGTTATGCAACCATTTTGTATGTTTCAGGACAACAGAAAACTCTAAAAGTGTTGTCTTTCACCACTTGAGATTTGTTGGCTGACAGCCTCTCGAACAAGTTAGAGAGCTGGCAGAGAAatgctgctctcctcctccacttcacTATCACTCCCTTTTTTATTCTTCCTGTTTGCCACAAGATGGAGCcaattgtggaaaaaaacacagatgccAGACTGACCTGttcacattcatttatttcattttaaaagagcagCAAAATAGTTAAAGACGCTTTTTGTAATAAGTTAAACTTTATATATGAAAAGTGATTCcctttgacaaataaaaaccctcatacatcatctgaactgaATGTGTTAATCTGTGCTGGATAATAATCAGGGTTAGGAACACAACAGATTTCTCATTACTTAGAAAGACAATAATAGATGAGCTGCAGCCTTTCTGTCATCTATTCATAGCCCCCTTTCCCCCTTTTTGTGGAGCCCCCTCCACAAAATTCCCAAACTATTAGCAAAACCTTGCTTTCACTTTCCCTTCTTGAGTAGTTCCCCCTCTATCCAGCTCCCTTTTCTTAACCTGCtacctcctgtctctctctctctctgtcactggcTGGGGCTTCTCTCCCCCCCTCGGACGGCAGTCATTAAATGACTCTTGTAGGTTTTGCTGAGCCCAGTCATCCAGAACTTGAGCAGCCTGACGTTGTCCTCCTCGCCTGGCCCCGTGGTACCGAGGAGGGCCAGCACCTTCTGTGTGTCCTCCCTCCCTCGCCCGTCCACTTTGGAGAACTTGAACAGCACTTTGACTTTACTGAAAGAGCGAGGATGAGCTGTTAGAAGGCTAACATatgcaaaaaagtaaaatcttACTTAAACTCAAGTAGTCTCCTTAAAGAATGAGTGAATTTTACTCACTTCATCCactcttccttcaaacacagCAGGCAGTGAGACACCACATCCACAGACAGGTTCTCATTAGACAGGGCCACCTCCAGTTTGTTCAGTAACGACGGACCTGGGAGAGAACAAAGATTAATAAgttaatcaacaactattttgattagcGATTTCCAAGCAAAAAAGCAGTCTTTGGTTTCAGCTCCATAAAGGAGTTTCTGCTTTTCTTGTCATACGGGACAGAACAAATATTGTTGGGTTTTGGTCggaaaaaacaaggaatttgAAGACGCCACCTTGGACTCTGGTAAGTTATAAATGGCATTTTTTAAGTTATTAagtaactaattaattaattgattaatcaagcaTATAACTTGCAGATTAACcaactttcatttaaaacattttcgTAAGCAAGATAAGTCGTGGGCCAAGaaattattgatttgtttttgataCAGATTCTTGGACACACCTCCCCATTCCCTTAAATGAGAAAGTATGTCTAAACTTTTGATTGTTACTGTATACAATTAGGTGTATATTTTGATACagatcacatttttaaaaacattttctgctatTTAACTAAATTAATTTGAATCAGGAAGAGATATAAGCTTTCTGCTTTCAAGGTTTAACTAAGAGGCAAAGTGCTATAAATATTTTTGGATAGTGAAAGTGGCAGCAAACATCCAGGCACTATTAATAAACTCAGGTATGCTCACCCCTGTCAGTGGGCTGTGTATTGGCACTGCTGATGGTGAACTGATACAGTGAGGAGATATTGTCTTCACCTACAGCTGAGATCTGACAGCCTCTCTCTGAGCTGATATCCACCAGCACTGAAAACTctacaggacagacagacagaaggtaAATTCAACAGACTAACATGACCTGTGACATTGGTACGTGCAAGCCGACAATTAGCGAGACAGCGTGAGCCTTGAGACTCTTCTGTACCTGAAGAGCTGACGTGAGTCGGGATAGCCACATCCGGGCTGAGACCCAGGAAGTTGCATTTGTAGGCCTCCTCGTACTGAGCGCTGTATGGCACAGAACGTACACAGCCGACTGGGAGCAAAGACTGATGGGAGACAGAACAGCAATTCAGATGATAAACTTGGTTGGTTAGGTTAAAGAGGTATACATCTAGGATTTCCActgaggacattttgacatgttataGGAgcaaaaagcacaggtgtacataataaaacataatgatgACTGAATACTACTTAGCTGCTTCCGTTTCAGTTTCCTGGAATTGTGCATGTTGGCTCACTGTCGCActgtttgttgatgttattaGTAAAACCTGTACTTTTCCCATTATGACAagtaaaatgtctgctgtggaaaGTTCCTACTGGGAAGCAGCATAATCCATGCAACAGTATAACTGTAAACAATTGTATTTACGAAAAAAGATGCAATTACACCACACTTCGTATCAAAAATGATTACAAGGCTTAACTAAAATATCTTAAATGAACGATAACTGTCACATGAAAACATGCTCTGTCTTGTTTTTGAAACTCGCAGAGAAAAATCAGAGGAGCATGTACAGGcaaagaaaatgtcaaggtgTGTCACTGTAGCTCAAATAATGTTATGTCCTCAagaatttaagaaaaaaaatcttaggTTTAACCCTCAAAACATAAAAgatgtgtgtttagtgtttagatgattgtaaaaatgtgtttcattgaATTTACCTGATAACACACTATTATACCATTGTTAAACTAACGAGGAATTTCACTAGTGTTATATAGGTCATATTTAGCTACATCATAATAACATTatctctcagcagcagcattgTAGAGTACCTTGAGTACTATAAAAGCTGATTGGATGAGCCCGGGGTCTGCGCCTCTCAATATGACCTGATTTCCCATGAGCACGTGCCACGCAAGCTGACGGAACTCCGCAGCCCCGAGGACCTGCAGAACAAATCAAACTGTAATGTACAACAGctcacaaatactgtatgtgtgtggttatGAGGCAGTGAGCTGatataaaaatgtgaataaactTCCAGAGCTGTCatgaacatttcatttaattcttGTAAAAATGTGACTGTAAGGCTCTCCATCCTCAAATGTTGAGGAAACAACGTGGTTGAGCATCTTTATcgtctttgcttttcttttcactttgtcattttctgtttcacattATTATACATAAGCTCAAAAAGTACCAAAATGTACCTGTCTCAAGTGCCTCAGTGACCTAAACTTTGGACCAGGCAAGTCATCTAATTTTCCATCGTCACACAGGAAGTCATGGCCCAGCTCGCTCTCTGACTGGAGTCGCTGTGACTTTGAACCGCCTCCTTCTGCTCCCTCCCAGCAGCTCATTTCCTCTTCTTGCTCTTTTAGTAGCACAGAATAacataaacagaaatagaaaatgaccaaatatttACACGTTGAGATTCATTACAAATGTGGGGGAATTCCACTGGAAACTATTACACTTTATCACAAATAGGATATGATGCAATGTGCACATGATCCCACTCATGCCAAATTTCCAGATCAAAATCAGTATAATGTCACCTCTTATCTGTGACTAACTGCAAAACTAATTCTAATAGCACACAAGGGAacttaaaaacaatttatttacaATGACATGGCAtgatttttaaaagttattttcttgtattttattatgatgaatttaaagtgtgttttcaaATCACTTTGTAACTGTGACTTGTGGCAGAAGTGCTACAGAAATGGAGTTTATTTACTCACATTATTAACAGGGAACAGGATATTACAAACCCCAATTCCAAAAAAGTTGGGAtgctgtttaaaatgtaaataaaaatagaatacaATGATTTGCAAATCCTTCTCAACCTATATTCAACTGAATACAGTACAGAGACAAGATATTTTATGTTCAAACTTATAAACTTAATTGTTTCTTTGTGAATATACACTCATTCTAAATTTGATACCTGCTACATATCCCAAAAATGTTGGGACAAGGGCATATTTACCACTGTGTTacatcactttttcttttaaaaacactcaGTAAGCATTTATGAACTGAGGACACTAATTGTTGAAGTTTTGAAAGTGAAATTCTTTCCCATTCTTGCTTGATATACAACTTTAGTTTAGTTCATGGTCtctgttgttgtattttgcattttataaTGCGCCACACATTTTCAATGGGAGACAGGTCCGGACTGCAGGCAGGCCAGTCTAGGTTCCGCACCCTTACTATGAAGCCATGCTGTTGTAACATGTGCAGAATGAGGCTTGCCATTGTCTCGCTGAAATAAGCAAGAATGTCCCTGAAAAAGACGGCGTCTGGATGGCAGCATATGTTGCTACAAAACCTGTATGTACCTTTCAGCATTAATGGCGCCTTCACAGATGTGCGAGTGCCATGAGCATTAACACACCCCCATACCATCACAGATGCTGGCTTTTGAACTTTGCGCTGATGACAATCTGGATGGTCCTTTTCCTCTTTGGCCCGCAGGAAACGACATCCATGATTTccaaaaacaatttgaaatgtTGACTCATCAGACCACAGCACGCTTTTCCACTTGGCGTCAGTCCATCTCAGATGAACTCAGGCCCACAGAAGTAGGCAGTGTTTCTGGATGTTGTTGATATACAGCTTTTGCTTTGCATGGTGGAGTTAATTTGCATTTAGGGAT includes:
- the flcn gene encoding folliculin isoform X2, coding for MNALVALCHFCELHGPRTLFCTEALHPPSPSPSSQAGPSVPGDRDRDGDREGEGLTMRANSSATQRGEMCEGCRSLPASHPGFVSIDDETGIRFLSHQHPRQPQLFSVVRQACVRSLSCEVCPGREGPIFFGDEQHGFVFSHTFFIKDSLARGFQRWYSIVMVAMDRIYLINSWPFLLRHLRLTIQSLQSTALKVFDNEQGVCPQRAVRMNSVFSPAVFPHQRSGNAARSLTSLTQHPNLWASLHSSFSWLLKACGSRLTEKLLEGAPTEDTLVLIERQTEQEEEMSCWEGAEGGGSKSQRLQSESELGHDFLCDDGKLDDLPGPKFRSLRHLRQVLGAAEFRQLAWHVLMGNQVILRGADPGLIQSAFIVLKSLLPVGCVRSVPYSAQYEEAYKCNFLGLSPDVAIPTHVSSSEFSVLVDISSERGCQISAVGEDNISSLYQFTISSANTQPTDRGPSLLNKLEVALSNENLSVDVVSHCLLCLKEEWMNKVKVLFKFSKVDGRGREDTQKVLALLGTTGPGEEDNVRLLKFWMTGLSKTYKSHLMTAVRGGERSPSQ